A genome region from Pseudomonas sp. N3-W includes the following:
- a CDS encoding extensin family protein, which produces MRFAKGLLLMVLIIGAAGVSVWREWIAVPAQWNPWAPLDVNAMPNLLTRYKLMRLRDDPQLCDQALSTSGLHVTRQANSPDGACPLTNTVRVQGGEVTLSSSFLASCPLAVAFALFERHALQPASQAVYGQAVTRVDHLGSFACRNIYNRQNAVRSQHASANALDIAGFRLADGRTISVLKDWPKDNQDAKFLRQVRDGACDVFSVVLSPDYNAAHRNHFHLDVGPWWVCR; this is translated from the coding sequence ATGCGGTTTGCGAAGGGACTGCTGCTGATGGTGTTGATCATCGGTGCGGCGGGAGTGAGCGTCTGGCGCGAATGGATCGCGGTGCCGGCGCAGTGGAATCCCTGGGCGCCGCTGGACGTGAACGCCATGCCGAACCTGTTGACCCGTTACAAGCTGATGCGTCTGCGCGATGATCCGCAGTTGTGCGATCAGGCCCTGAGCACTTCGGGTCTGCATGTAACCCGACAGGCCAACAGCCCGGACGGCGCATGCCCGCTGACCAACACGGTGCGTGTGCAAGGTGGCGAGGTAACCCTGAGCAGCAGTTTTCTCGCCAGTTGTCCGTTGGCCGTAGCCTTTGCACTCTTCGAGCGGCATGCGTTGCAGCCAGCGTCACAGGCGGTTTACGGCCAGGCGGTGACCCGTGTCGATCATCTCGGCAGTTTCGCCTGCCGCAATATCTACAACCGCCAGAATGCTGTTCGCAGTCAGCATGCCAGTGCCAATGCGCTGGATATCGCCGGTTTTCGCCTGGCAGACGGTCGAACCATCAGCGTACTCAAGGATTGGCCGAAGGATAATCAGGACGCCAAGTTTCTACGTCAGGTCCGTGATGGCGCGTGCGACGTGTTCAGTGTGGTGCTGAGTCCGGACTACAACGCCGCCCATCGCAATCACTTTCATCTGGATGTCGGGCCGTGGTGGGTGTGTCGCTGA
- a CDS encoding efflux RND transporter periplasmic adaptor subunit has translation MLRYALPLALPVSLAFLLSACGQEEAAQSSVRPAMVVQPEPSAQAMESYPGEVRARYEPDLAFRIGGKVSRRLVEEGQRVKADQPLAELDPQDVRLQLEATRAQVAAAEANLSLVRAERDRYKTLMDRQMVSRSAYDNSENLFRSGEARLKQIKAEFNVSTNQASYAVLRAPQDGVVARRSVEVGQVVAAGQTVFTLATDGEREVSISLPEQSFGRFKVDQPVTVELWTQPDQRFTGRIRELSPAADPKSRTFAARIAFTAGKVPAELGQSARVFIQTAQSVPLSVPLSAVTAENGATYVWVVSANNTVKKAPVRVGAFGEKTVPVIEGLNASDWVVAAGVHVLYDGQQVRPVDRSNRVVNLAAKE, from the coding sequence ATGTTGCGCTATGCCTTGCCCCTTGCATTGCCAGTCAGCCTGGCTTTTTTATTGTCCGCATGCGGTCAGGAAGAGGCAGCGCAAAGCAGCGTGCGTCCGGCCATGGTGGTGCAGCCAGAGCCTTCGGCGCAGGCGATGGAAAGTTATCCTGGTGAAGTCCGTGCTCGCTACGAGCCGGATCTGGCCTTTCGCATTGGCGGCAAAGTCAGCCGACGACTGGTCGAGGAAGGCCAGCGTGTCAAAGCGGATCAACCGCTGGCCGAACTTGATCCGCAAGATGTGCGCCTGCAACTGGAAGCCACTCGCGCTCAGGTTGCTGCCGCCGAAGCCAACCTGAGCCTGGTGCGCGCCGAGCGTGATCGGTACAAGACTCTGATGGACCGTCAGATGGTCAGCCGGTCGGCGTACGACAATTCTGAAAACCTCTTCCGGTCCGGTGAGGCGCGCCTCAAGCAGATCAAGGCCGAGTTCAACGTTTCCACCAACCAGGCCAGCTATGCGGTGCTGCGTGCGCCGCAGGATGGCGTGGTGGCCAGGCGCTCGGTGGAAGTCGGGCAGGTGGTGGCGGCCGGGCAAACGGTGTTTACCCTCGCCACCGATGGCGAGCGCGAAGTGTCGATCAGCCTGCCGGAGCAGAGTTTCGGCCGCTTCAAGGTCGATCAGCCGGTGACGGTCGAGCTGTGGACCCAGCCTGATCAGCGTTTTACCGGACGCATCCGCGAACTGTCGCCGGCGGCCGATCCAAAATCGCGCACCTTCGCCGCGCGCATTGCCTTCACTGCCGGCAAAGTCCCCGCCGAACTCGGCCAGAGTGCCCGGGTGTTTATCCAGACTGCGCAGTCGGTGCCGTTGTCCGTACCGCTGTCAGCGGTGACCGCTGAAAATGGCGCGACCTATGTGTGGGTTGTCAGCGCCAACAACACGGTGAAGAAGGCCCCGGTGCGCGTCGGCGCCTTCGGCGAGAAGACCGTGCCGGTGATTGAAGGCCTGAATGCCAGCGACTGGGTGGTGGCGGCTGGCGTGCATGTGCTCTACGACGGGCAGCAGGTGCGCCCGGTGGATCGCTCCAACCGCGTGGTCAATCTGGCGGCCAAGGAGTAG
- a CDS encoding TetR/AcrR family transcriptional regulator: MSNNLSAPNGPGRPKDLVKRQAILDAAKILFLSKGYSSTSMDAVATEAGVSKLTVYSHFNDKETLFCAAVVAKCEEQLPPLFFELSDGIAVESVLLNIARGFHQLINSDESVNLHRLMMSLGSLDPRLSQIFFEAGPERMLNGMERLLAHIDQTGALSIDKPRNAAEHFFCLLKGAGNFRVLYGCGEPLTGDAAEEHVREVVGLFMRAYQPETV, translated from the coding sequence ATGTCGAACAATCTTTCAGCACCCAACGGCCCGGGCCGTCCCAAGGATCTGGTCAAGCGCCAGGCGATCCTCGATGCGGCGAAAATCCTGTTTCTCAGCAAGGGGTATTCGAGTACCAGCATGGATGCCGTAGCCACTGAAGCCGGGGTGTCGAAGCTGACGGTCTACAGTCACTTCAACGACAAGGAGACGCTGTTTTGCGCAGCCGTGGTCGCCAAATGCGAGGAACAACTGCCGCCGCTGTTCTTCGAATTGTCGGACGGCATCGCGGTGGAAAGTGTGTTGCTGAACATTGCTCGCGGTTTTCATCAACTGATCAACAGTGATGAATCGGTGAACCTGCACCGTTTGATGATGAGCCTGGGCAGCCTGGACCCGAGACTGTCGCAGATCTTCTTCGAAGCAGGGCCGGAGCGCATGTTGAATGGCATGGAACGGCTGCTGGCTCACATCGATCAGACCGGTGCGCTGAGCATCGATAAACCGCGCAATGCCGCCGAGCATTTCTTCTGCCTGCTCAAGGGCGCGGGTAATTTTCGGGTGTTGTATGGCTGCGGGGAGCCGCTGACCGGGGATGCGGCCGAGGAGCATGTGCGCGAAGTGGTGGGGTTGTTTATGCGGGCTTATCAACCTGAGACAGTCTGA
- a CDS encoding oxaloacetate decarboxylase — translation MDAQTLRAQAFKALHERAGAFVIPNPWDAGSAKMLASLGFEALATTSAGYAFSNARPDGALTLDDTLANVRAIVSATDLPVAVDLENGFADDPDESAQSIIRAAEAGAVGGSIEDATGREEAPIYCFEHAVARVESAVAAARSLPFPFTLTARAENFLHGNPDLADTIRRLQAFAEAGADVLYAPGLRSAEDVLAVVRAVAPKPVNVLMSGGLKLTVEQLSEMGVKRISVGSALALAAYGEFFRAAEEIKTSGTFSFTSRSMPYAQANKLFKG, via the coding sequence ATGGATGCGCAAACCCTTAGAGCCCAGGCGTTCAAGGCATTGCATGAACGCGCCGGGGCTTTTGTCATTCCCAATCCCTGGGACGCCGGGTCGGCGAAAATGCTCGCCAGTCTTGGCTTCGAGGCGCTGGCCACCACCAGCGCCGGCTATGCCTTTTCCAACGCTCGCCCCGATGGCGCGTTGACGCTGGACGATACCCTGGCCAACGTTCGTGCGATTGTCTCGGCGACCGATCTGCCGGTGGCGGTGGACCTGGAAAACGGTTTCGCTGACGACCCCGACGAATCCGCACAAAGTATTATTCGCGCTGCCGAGGCGGGCGCCGTTGGCGGCTCGATCGAAGATGCCACGGGTCGCGAAGAAGCGCCGATCTACTGCTTCGAACATGCCGTGGCGCGCGTCGAATCTGCTGTAGCGGCGGCTCGCAGCCTGCCTTTCCCTTTCACGTTGACCGCCCGTGCCGAGAATTTTTTGCACGGCAACCCGGACCTCGCCGACACCATCCGCCGCTTGCAGGCGTTCGCCGAGGCGGGGGCCGACGTGCTGTATGCGCCCGGTCTGCGTAGCGCTGAAGACGTGTTGGCGGTGGTCCGTGCCGTGGCGCCGAAACCGGTCAATGTGTTGATGTCCGGTGGCCTCAAGCTGACGGTCGAGCAGTTGAGCGAGATGGGCGTCAAACGCATCAGCGTCGGTTCGGCGCTGGCCCTGGCAGCGTATGGCGAGTTCTTTCGCGCGGCTGAAGAGATCAAGACTTCGGGTACGTTCAGCTTTACGTCGCGTTCTATGCCGTATGCGCAGGCCAATAAACTGTTCAAAGGCTGA
- a CDS encoding DUF72 domain-containing protein: MLLPYYLGCPSWSENAWRDYLYPQDARPAEFLNLYSQVFNAVEGNTTFYASPAATTVQRWAETMPEHFRFTAKFPGDISHSGDLRDQLTGAETFMQLLKPLGQRVSPLWLQLSKSFTPQRLSELAGFIDAIDWPLAVEVRHDAFFAKGDDERMLNRLLLDRGVERICLDPRALFSCTSTEPSVLHAQSKKPRVPTRPAAFTQFPQVRFIGHPQLEANDTFLVPWVEKIAVWIEEGRTPYIFLHTADNLLAAKLAQRFHAKLMLRLPGLPPLPELYREPAAEQLGLL; encoded by the coding sequence ATGTTGCTGCCTTACTACCTCGGTTGCCCGTCCTGGAGTGAAAACGCCTGGCGCGACTATCTGTATCCGCAAGACGCCAGACCCGCTGAATTTCTAAATCTCTATTCCCAAGTGTTCAACGCCGTTGAAGGCAACACGACCTTCTACGCGAGCCCGGCTGCCACTACCGTGCAACGTTGGGCCGAGACCATGCCCGAACACTTTCGCTTCACCGCCAAGTTTCCCGGTGACATCAGCCACAGCGGCGACCTGCGCGATCAATTGACTGGCGCCGAGACCTTTATGCAGTTGCTCAAGCCTCTCGGCCAGCGAGTCTCGCCGCTGTGGTTGCAGCTGTCCAAAAGTTTTACCCCGCAGCGACTGTCGGAACTGGCCGGTTTTATCGACGCGATTGACTGGCCTCTGGCAGTCGAAGTGCGCCATGACGCGTTTTTCGCCAAGGGCGATGATGAGCGCATGCTCAATCGCCTGCTGCTGGATCGCGGCGTCGAACGCATCTGCCTGGATCCGCGTGCGCTGTTCAGTTGCACCTCCACCGAGCCGTCGGTGCTGCACGCGCAATCGAAAAAGCCCCGGGTGCCGACGCGTCCCGCCGCCTTCACTCAATTCCCGCAGGTGCGCTTCATCGGCCATCCGCAGCTTGAGGCCAACGACACGTTCCTGGTGCCGTGGGTGGAAAAGATTGCCGTATGGATCGAAGAGGGGCGCACGCCGTATATCTTCCTGCACACTGCCGACAACCTGCTGGCGGCGAAACTCGCGCAGCGTTTTCACGCAAAACTGATGCTGCGGTTGCCTGGCTTGCCGCCGCTGCCTGAGCTATACAGAGAGCCCGCGGCCGAACAACTTGGGTTGCTCTGA
- the adk gene encoding adenylate kinase, translating into MRVILLGAPGAGKGTQAKFITEKFGIPQISTGDMLRAAVKAGTELGLIAKSVMDSGGLVSDDLIINLVKERISQADCANGFLFDGFPRTIPQAEALVKAGVELDNVVEIAVDDEEIVQRIAGRRVHEASGRVYHTVYNPPKIAGKDDITGEALVQRKDDTEETVRHRLSVYHSQTKPLVAFYQNLAAAQGKPKYSHIAGVGSVEAITGKVLEALS; encoded by the coding sequence ATGCGCGTCATTCTGCTGGGAGCTCCCGGGGCCGGTAAAGGTACTCAGGCTAAGTTCATCACCGAAAAATTCGGCATCCCGCAAATCTCCACCGGCGACATGCTGCGAGCTGCGGTCAAGGCTGGCACCGAGCTGGGCCTGATCGCCAAGAGCGTCATGGACAGCGGTGGCCTGGTTTCCGACGACCTGATCATCAACCTGGTCAAGGAACGCATCAGCCAGGCTGATTGCGCCAACGGTTTCCTGTTCGACGGTTTCCCGCGCACCATTCCTCAGGCTGAAGCCCTGGTGAAGGCCGGCGTGGAGCTGGACAACGTGGTCGAAATCGCGGTTGATGACGAAGAAATCGTTCAGCGTATTGCTGGTCGTCGCGTTCACGAGGCCAGCGGCCGTGTGTACCACACCGTCTACAACCCGCCGAAAATCGCCGGCAAGGACGACATCACCGGTGAAGCCCTTGTCCAGCGCAAGGACGACACCGAAGAAACCGTTCGCCATCGCCTGTCGGTCTACCATTCGCAGACCAAGCCGCTGGTGGCGTTCTACCAGAACCTCGCCGCTGCCCAGGGCAAGCCGAAGTACAGCCACATTGCTGGCGTCGGCTCGGTAGAAGCGATCACCGGCAAGGTGCTTGAAGCACTGAGCTGA
- the ppc gene encoding phosphoenolpyruvate carboxylase, whose protein sequence is MTDIDARLREDVHLLGELLGNTIREQYGDEFLDKIEQIRKGAKADRRGSMDAELSASLNQLSEDELLPVARAFNQFLNLANIAEQYQLIHRREESQPAPFEARVLPELLARLRAEGHSAESLARQLGRLEIELVLTAHPTEVARRTLIQKYDAIAAQLAAQDHRDLTSAEREQIQIKLQRLIAEAWHTEEIRRTRPTPVDEAKWGFAVIEHSLWQAIPNYLRKADQALHAATGLRLPLQAAPIRFASWMGGDRDGNPNVTAPVTREVLLLARWMAADLYLRDIDQLAAELSMQQASDDLKAKAGDSAEPYRAVLKQLRERLRATRNWAQASLKVNTPATADVLQNNRELLDPLELCYHSLHECGMGVIADGPLLDCLRRAVTFGLFLVRLDVRQDSSRHTAAMTEITDYLGLGRYEDWSEEERIAFLMREQNNRRPLLPAYFKPSADTAEVLATCREIAAAPGASLGSYVISMAGAASDVLAVQLLLKEAGVLRPMRVVPLFETLADLDNAGPVIEKLLLLPGYRSRLQGPQEVMIGYSDSAKDAGTTAAAWAQYRAQERLVDICREQQVELLLFHGRGGTVGRGGGPAHAAILSQPPGSVAGRFRTTEQGEMIRFKFGLPDIAEQNLNLYLAAVLEATLLPPPPPEPAWRHLMDELAADGVSAYRAVVRENPQFVEYFRQSTPEQELGRLPLGSRPAKRRAGGIESLRAIPWIFGWTQTRLMLPAWLGWEAALSKALGRGEGDLLGQMREQWPFFRTRIDMLEMVLAKADADIARSYDERLVEPELLPLGAHLRDLLSQACTVVLGLTGQSQLLAHSPDTLEFIRLRNTYLDPLHLLQAELLARSRQQDAAQDSPVEQALLVSVAGIAAGLRNTG, encoded by the coding sequence ATGACCGATATTGATGCACGCTTGCGCGAGGATGTTCACCTGTTGGGTGAGCTGTTGGGCAACACCATACGTGAGCAGTACGGGGACGAGTTTCTCGACAAGATCGAGCAGATTCGCAAAGGCGCCAAAGCCGACCGACGCGGTTCGATGGACGCCGAACTCAGTGCCAGCCTCAACCAGCTGAGCGAAGACGAGCTGCTGCCGGTGGCGCGGGCGTTCAACCAGTTCCTCAACCTGGCCAATATCGCCGAGCAATATCAGCTGATTCACCGCCGCGAAGAATCTCAGCCGGCGCCGTTCGAGGCCCGCGTGCTGCCGGAACTGCTTGCCCGCCTGCGCGCTGAAGGCCACAGCGCCGAATCCCTGGCCCGGCAACTGGGGCGCCTGGAGATCGAGCTGGTGCTCACTGCGCACCCGACCGAAGTCGCCCGTCGCACGTTGATCCAGAAATACGACGCCATCGCCGCGCAACTGGCTGCCCAGGATCATCGCGACCTGACCAGCGCCGAGCGCGAACAGATCCAGATCAAGCTGCAACGCCTGATCGCCGAAGCCTGGCACACCGAAGAAATCCGCCGCACCCGCCCGACGCCGGTTGACGAAGCCAAATGGGGCTTTGCGGTGATTGAGCACTCGCTGTGGCAGGCGATTCCCAACTACTTGCGCAAGGCCGATCAGGCGCTGCACGCGGCCACTGGCCTGCGCCTGCCATTGCAAGCGGCGCCGATTCGTTTTGCCTCGTGGATGGGCGGCGACCGCGACGGCAACCCGAATGTCACCGCGCCCGTTACCCGCGAAGTACTGCTGCTGGCGCGCTGGATGGCGGCTGATCTGTACCTGCGCGATATTGATCAGTTGGCCGCCGAGCTGTCGATGCAGCAGGCCAGCGATGACCTGAAAGCCAAGGCCGGGGACAGCGCCGAACCATACCGGGCGGTACTCAAGCAATTGCGCGAACGCCTGCGGGCGACGCGCAACTGGGCGCAGGCCTCGTTGAAAGTCAACACGCCAGCCACCGCCGATGTGCTGCAGAACAACCGAGAACTGCTCGATCCGCTGGAGCTGTGCTACCACTCGCTGCATGAGTGCGGCATGGGCGTGATCGCCGATGGCCCGCTGCTCGATTGCCTGCGCCGGGCGGTGACGTTCGGCCTGTTCCTGGTGCGCCTTGATGTGCGTCAGGACTCGTCGCGCCATACCGCCGCCATGACCGAAATCACCGATTATCTGGGCCTTGGGCGTTACGAAGACTGGAGCGAAGAAGAGCGCATCGCCTTCCTGATGCGCGAACAGAACAACCGTCGGCCCTTGCTGCCGGCGTACTTCAAACCGTCCGCCGACACCGCCGAAGTGCTGGCGACGTGCCGGGAAATCGCTGCCGCACCGGGCGCATCCCTTGGCTCGTATGTGATCTCCATGGCCGGCGCCGCTTCCGACGTGCTGGCCGTGCAGTTGCTGCTCAAAGAGGCCGGGGTGTTGCGGCCGATGCGCGTGGTGCCGCTGTTTGAAACGCTCGCCGACCTGGATAACGCCGGTCCGGTGATCGAAAAATTGTTGCTGCTGCCGGGCTATCGTTCGCGCCTGCAAGGGCCCCAGGAAGTGATGATCGGCTACTCCGACTCGGCCAAGGATGCCGGCACGACAGCGGCGGCGTGGGCGCAGTATCGGGCGCAAGAGCGGCTGGTGGACATCTGCCGCGAACAGCAAGTGGAACTGTTGCTGTTCCACGGTCGCGGCGGCACCGTGGGCCGTGGTGGCGGCCCGGCGCACGCGGCCATTCTGTCGCAGCCGCCAGGGTCGGTGGCGGGGCGCTTCCGCACCACCGAACAGGGCGAAATGATCCGTTTCAAATTCGGCCTGCCGGACATCGCCGAGCAGAACCTCAATCTGTATCTGGCAGCGGTGCTGGAAGCGACCTTGCTGCCGCCGCCGCCACCGGAGCCTGCGTGGCGCCATTTGATGGATGAACTGGCGGCAGACGGTGTCAGTGCGTACCGCGCCGTGGTGCGGGAAAATCCGCAGTTCGTCGAGTATTTCCGCCAGTCCACGCCGGAGCAGGAACTGGGTCGTTTGCCCTTGGGCAGCCGCCCGGCCAAACGTCGCGCTGGCGGGATTGAAAGCCTGCGAGCCATCCCGTGGATCTTCGGCTGGACCCAGACCCGCCTGATGCTGCCGGCCTGGCTCGGCTGGGAAGCGGCGCTGAGCAAGGCGCTGGGGCGCGGCGAAGGCGACCTGCTGGGGCAGATGCGCGAGCAGTGGCCGTTTTTCCGTACGCGCATCGACATGCTTGAGATGGTGCTGGCCAAAGCCGACGCGGACATCGCCAGGTCCTATGACGAGCGTCTGGTGGAGCCGGAATTGCTGCCGTTGGGCGCCCATTTACGCGACCTATTGTCGCAGGCGTGCACGGTGGTCCTTGGGCTGACTGGTCAGTCGCAACTGCTGGCGCATAGCCCTGATACGCTTGAGTTCATCCGCCTGCGCAACACCTACCTCGACCCGCTGCATCTGTTGCAGGCCGAGCTGTTGGCCCGTTCGCGGCAACAGGATGCGGCACAGGACAGCCCGGTAGAACAGGCGTTGCTGGTGTCTGTGGCAGGTATTGCCGCCGGTTTGCGTAATACCGGCTAA
- a CDS encoding class I SAM-dependent methyltransferase, which produces MIEQPAACRIHVEASAPAFQLQAEQWAERLGLPLQVDDGEFALQVGEQGLQLQQLGPDAPGPVRVDFVEGGAAHRRLFGGGTGQMIAKAVGIAQGVRPRVLDATAGLGKDAFVLASLGCEMSLIERQPLIGALLEDGLARGAEDFDVAPIVARMRLLKGNSIEVMRNWEGEPPQVIYLDPMFPHREKTALVKKEMRLFRPLVGDDPDAPALLEAALALASHRVVVKRPRKAPCIEGPKPSHALDGKSSRYDIYPKKALKP; this is translated from the coding sequence ATGATTGAGCAACCTGCGGCCTGCCGCATCCATGTCGAGGCCTCGGCCCCGGCGTTTCAGCTACAGGCCGAGCAATGGGCCGAGCGCCTGGGCTTGCCGTTGCAGGTGGATGATGGCGAATTTGCCTTGCAGGTGGGCGAGCAGGGCTTGCAGCTGCAACAACTGGGGCCGGACGCACCAGGGCCGGTGCGGGTCGACTTCGTCGAGGGCGGCGCGGCACATCGCCGTTTGTTCGGTGGTGGCACCGGGCAGATGATCGCCAAGGCGGTCGGCATCGCTCAGGGCGTGCGCCCACGAGTGCTGGATGCTACGGCGGGGCTGGGCAAGGATGCGTTCGTGCTGGCCAGCCTGGGCTGCGAGATGAGCCTGATCGAGCGCCAGCCGCTGATTGGCGCGTTGCTCGAAGACGGCCTGGCTCGCGGCGCCGAGGATTTTGATGTCGCGCCGATCGTTGCGCGGATGCGTTTGCTCAAGGGCAATTCGATTGAAGTGATGCGCAACTGGGAAGGCGAGCCGCCGCAGGTGATCTACCTTGACCCGATGTTCCCGCACCGTGAGAAAACCGCACTGGTGAAGAAGGAAATGCGCCTGTTCCGGCCACTGGTCGGGGATGACCCGGATGCGCCGGCCTTGCTTGAAGCAGCGTTGGCATTGGCCAGCCATCGGGTGGTGGTCAAGCGACCGCGCAAGGCGCCTTGCATCGAGGGGCCCAAGCCGAGTCATGCGCTGGACGGGAAATCCAGTCGGTATGATATTTATCCGAAGAAGGCGCTCAAACCTTAA
- the tsaB gene encoding tRNA (adenosine(37)-N6)-threonylcarbamoyltransferase complex dimerization subunit type 1 TsaB produces MSTLLALDTATEACSVALLHDGKVTSHYEVIPRLHAQKLLPMIQQLLADAGTTLQAVDAIAFGRGPGAFTGVRIAIGVVQGLAFALDRPVLPVSNLAVLAQRAYREHGASQVASAIDARMDEVYWGCYRETAGEMRLVGREAVLPPEVAALPAEASGDWFGAGTGWGYAERIGVSLSGQDAGMLPHAEDLLTLARFAWERGEAIVADEAQPVYLRDKVATPKAR; encoded by the coding sequence ATGAGCACCTTGCTGGCCCTGGACACCGCGACTGAAGCTTGCTCCGTTGCCTTGCTGCATGACGGCAAAGTTACGAGCCATTACGAGGTGATCCCGCGCCTGCATGCGCAGAAGCTGCTGCCGATGATCCAGCAACTGCTGGCCGACGCCGGCACCACCCTGCAAGCGGTGGACGCTATTGCGTTTGGCCGTGGGCCGGGGGCATTCACCGGGGTGCGGATCGCGATTGGTGTGGTGCAGGGGCTGGCGTTTGCGCTGGACCGTCCGGTGTTGCCGGTGTCCAACCTGGCGGTGTTGGCGCAGCGGGCTTATCGTGAACACGGCGCCAGCCAGGTCGCGTCCGCCATCGATGCGCGGATGGATGAGGTGTATTGGGGCTGCTACCGCGAAACGGCGGGGGAGATGCGTCTGGTCGGCAGGGAAGCCGTGTTGCCGCCGGAGGTTGCAGCATTGCCTGCCGAAGCCAGCGGCGACTGGTTTGGTGCCGGCACGGGCTGGGGTTACGCCGAGCGGATCGGTGTCAGCCTGAGCGGGCAGGACGCTGGAATGTTGCCGCATGCCGAAGACCTGCTGACCCTGGCGCGATTCGCCTGGGAGCGGGGCGAGGCGATTGTGGCGGATGAGGCTCAGCCGGTTTATCTGCGCGACAAAGTGGCCACCCCAAAGGCCCGCTAA
- a CDS encoding energy transducer TonB: protein MSDIQSTSVGYISRHGDYGLRNSQALSGVSHLWQDFFAQALAEQSSDVVPACGTFPPVDLDSPVEPTVGSDLHAHIVSQRECDVTETPVRPPEPLFLPIAEFEMDLADKPFPPFPPEEIAAQQKQQNFESGWVRPIVLNAGQPLPTPGAAPQPRPLHLPIAEFELDLLDKPFPPFSPEEVVEQQKQLDFDNGWARPIVLQNLRIAA, encoded by the coding sequence ATGTCAGACATTCAAAGCACATCCGTTGGTTATATATCGCGTCACGGCGATTATGGCCTGCGAAACTCGCAAGCACTGAGCGGCGTCAGTCACCTGTGGCAGGATTTTTTTGCCCAGGCCCTGGCCGAACAGTCGAGTGATGTTGTGCCTGCCTGCGGCACGTTTCCACCGGTGGATCTCGATAGCCCGGTAGAGCCTACCGTCGGCAGCGACCTGCACGCGCACATCGTGTCCCAACGTGAGTGCGACGTGACCGAAACCCCGGTCAGACCACCAGAGCCACTGTTCCTGCCGATTGCCGAGTTCGAAATGGACCTGGCCGACAAACCGTTCCCGCCGTTCCCGCCAGAAGAAATCGCCGCACAACAGAAACAACAGAACTTCGAAAGCGGCTGGGTGCGCCCGATCGTGCTCAATGCCGGTCAGCCGCTGCCAACGCCTGGCGCCGCGCCGCAACCGCGTCCACTGCACCTGCCGATTGCCGAGTTCGAACTCGATCTGCTGGACAAGCCGTTCCCGCCGTTCTCGCCAGAAGAAGTGGTAGAACAACAGAAACAACTCGATTTCGACAACGGCTGGGCGCGCCCGATCGTTCTGCAGAACCTGCGCATCGCCGCTTGA